The following are encoded together in the Kwoniella europaea PYCC6329 chromosome 1, complete sequence genome:
- a CDS encoding dihydroxy-acid dehydratase, producing MSQPCEGCTCGRAQEALAATSGSGPRQLRSFTSPAEADPNATEGIEPAVPLRSKKWFNDPTDLVPELSPKNRPIIGIAQTGSDLSPCNKYHVELAKRVRDGIIAAGGTPLEFPCHPIQETGKRPTASLDRNLSYLSLVEVLFGYPLDGVVLLTGCDKTTPALLMAAATVNIPAIAMNVGPMLNGYSGQKLIGSGGVVWESRAQLAAGEITEAEFLHHVALSAPSAGHCNTIGTASTMNAMAEALGMALPGSASIPAVYRERGACAYATGLRIVQLVREDVKPSDIMTKEAFENAIACCAAIGGSTNAPIHLNAIAKHVGVQLDCDDWERVGYKLPLILNVQPAGQWLCEEYHRAGGLPAIVAELLEHDALPHPSALTVSGKSIGDNCRGDLSQDRRVIVPFDKPLMAEAGFLHLKGSLFNSGIMKTSVISKAFREQYLSNPNDPMAFEGPVAVFDGPEDYHHRIEKSPNIGPGTILIMRGAGPVGYPGAAEVVNMIPPGELIKKGIELPCIGDGRQSGTSGSPSILNASPEAATGGMLGYLKDGDRVRIDLLKRTADVLLSESEIEERKNEVGSYQFPKSQTPWQEIYRGSVSELSEGMVIKSAVKYQRLAQTQGIPRQNH from the exons ATGTCACAACCTTGCGAAGGCTGCACCTGCGGCAGGGCTCAAGAAGCTTTAGCTGCTACCTCTGGTTCTGGTCCTCGACAACTTCGTTCTTTCACTTCCCCTGCAGAGGCCGACCCTAATGCTACCGAGGGTATAGAGCCAGCTGTGCCTCTGAGGTCAAAGAAATGGTTCAATGATCCTACGGATCTTG TACCCGAGCTGTCGCCAAAGAACAGACCCATCATCGGTATAGCACAGACAGGATCGGACTTATCACCTTGTAACAAATATCACGTAGAACTCGCCAAAAGGGTCAGAGATGGTATTATCGCTGCCGGTGGTACACCCTTGGAATTCCCTTGTCATCCTATTCAAGAGACTGGCAAAAGACCTACAGCAAGTCTTGATCGAAATTTGTCGTACCTATCGCTAGTAGAAGTACTGTTCGGATACCCTTTGGATGGTGTGGTGCTCTTGACAGGATGTGATAAGAC TACCCCAGCTTTACTTATGGCTGCCGCTACCGTTAACATTCCCGCCATTGCTATG AATGTCGGCCCAATGTTGAATGGATACAGTGGTCAGAAGTTGATAGGATCCGGAGGAGTTGTTTGGGAGAGCAGAGCCCAATTAGCTGCTGGGGAGATCACCGAAGCAGAATTCCTGCATCACGTAGCGTTGTCGGCTCCTAG tgcGGGACACTGCAACACGATTGGTACTGCGTCTACCATGAACGCCATGGCCGAAGCTTTGGGTATGGCTTTACCAGGAAGTGCATCCATTCCAGCGGTatacagagaaagaggtgcCTGTGCCTATGCAACTGGTCTCCGAATCGTTCAGCTGGTCCgagaagatgtcaaacctTCGGATATCATGACAAAAGAGGCTTTCGAAAATGCGATCGCCTGTTGTGCTGCTATTGGAGGTTCAACCAATGCCCCTATCCACTTGAATGCCATAGCTAAACACGTGGGGGTACAGTTGGATTgtgatgattgggaaagAGTAGGGTACAAGTTACCTTTGATTTTGAATGTACAACCTGCCGGACAATGGCTGTGCGAGGAATATCATAGAGCTGGTGGTTTACCAG CCATCGTGGCCGAACTGCTCGAGCATGACGCACTGCCCCATCCCTCCGCTCTAACAGTGTCTGGTAAATCCATCGGCGACAATTGCCGAGGTGATTTATCCCAAGATCGACGAGTGATCGTACCATTCGACAAACCCCTGATGGCAGAAGCCGGATTTTTACATCTAAAAGGAAGCTTGTTCAACAGTGGTATCATGAAGACCTCCGTTATCTCCAAGGCATTCCGAGAACAGTACTTATCTAACCCCAATGATCCGATGGCTTTCGAAGGTCCGGTAGCTGTGTTTGACGGACCAGAAGATTACCATCACCGAATTGAAAAATCACCCAATATCGGTCCAGGTACAATCCTCATCATGAGAGGGGCAGGTCCGGTAGGGTACCCTGGAGCGGCCGAAGTGGTCAATATGATCCCACCaggtgaattgatcaagaaaggAATCGAATTACCTTGTATCGGTGACGGTCGACAGAGCGGTACGAGTGGAAGTCCATCTATTCTGAATGCTAGTCCCGAAGCAGCCACTGGTGGTATGTTAGGCTACCTGAAAGATGGGGATAGAGTTAGAATTGATTTACTCAAGCGGACTGCGGATGTTCTGCTGAGCGAATctgagatcgaagagagaaagaacgaaGTGGGTTCATATCAGTTCCCCAAGAGTCAAACACCTTGGCAAGAAATTTATAGAGGATCAGTATCGGAGTTGAGTGAAGGTATGGTAATCAAGAGCGCAGTCAAGTATCAACGTCTGGCTCAAACTCAAGGTATCCCAAGACAGAATCATtag